The Chloroflexus aggregans DSM 9485 genome segment TACCGATATAATGATGGTTCAGGCGATTGGCCTCTTCAATCGCGTATTTAATAACCTTTTGGGCACGGGCCGTCAGTTCCTGATCGGTAACCAACGTACTCTCACCGGGGCCAACGATAAACTCAACCGCGCTCCGCGCTTGCGGCAGCTTCACCCCGAGTTCATCAAGCACACGGGCCGCAATCCCTTCGCTTTCACGGATCAGGCCCAGCAAAATATGCTCGGTGCCAATGTATGGATGATTGAACGCACGCGCCTCTTCGGCAGCTAACTGCAATACCTGCTTGGCACGCTTAGTGAATTTACTATAGAGGTCTGACATACTCTTCTCCACCTGCTTGATTTGGAGGAAATGACCAACACGGCTCGACAGACCGGGGAGAACAACTTGTGTTCCGATAGAACCATCGTGCGCCAGAGCGCCATCGTGCGCAAGACGGTAGCGTTTAGCCAGCCTCCTCCGTTGCGGTGCCGCCCTCCGACGGCTCTTGTTGGAGCCGTAAACTCAACCCCATCCGCTTCCGTGCCGGATCGATACGGATGATCCGTGCCTGCACAACTTGACCCTCGCTTAGCACGTCGCGTGGGTGCTGAATACGCTCATCACCCATTTCTGAGACGTGGATCAGCCCTTCCACCCCATCTTCAATCCGTACAAAGGCGCCAAACGAGGCCAGTTGCGTCACTGTTCCTTCGACAATTTGCCCCAACTGATAGCGTTCGGCCACCCGTGTCCACGGCTCGCTTTGGGTCCGCTTGATCGATAGCGCGATCCGTTTGCGCTCGTGGTCAATGTTCAGGATAGACACTTTGACTTTATCACCCACCTTGAGCACTTCGCTCGGATGTTTGACGCGCGACCACGAGATCTCGGACAGATGCACCAACCCATCGGCGCCGCCAATATCGACGAAGACACCGAAATCGCAGACCGACGAGACCACTCCTTCGCGCACATCACCCTCTTGTAACGATGCGAGCAACTCGTCTTTCTTCGTCTCACGGGTTTCGACCAACGCCTGCCGTTCGGACAGAATCAGGCGGTTGCGGTTGCGGTTGATCTCAATCACTTTTAGCGGCAGCTCAACATTTACCAGCCGCGCCATTTCGGATTGCTTTTGCGCCTCCGAAGCACGGCTAACACTCGACACCTGCGACGCAGGGACAAACCCGCGCACACCATCGAGATCGACTAGCAGGCCGCCCTTGTTGTAATTCTTGACGCGGGCATAGATAATTTCGCCCCGCTCGTAATACTCTTGCAATGCGCGCCAGCTTTTTTCTTGCCGAGCTTTATCGATTGATAAAATCGCACGGCCTTCTTTGTCTTCCGATTGGACAACGAAAACAAGAATGGTATCACCAACTTTGAGCGCAGCTCGATCTTCTTCACTGAGGGTCTGCATCTCCCGGCTAGGGACAACACCTTCGGCTTTGGCGCCTATGTCGACCAAGATTTCATCTCGGTCGATCCGCATGATCCGCCCATCAACGGTGTCACCGTGTTTGAGGTTACGGTAGGTATGGGCCGGATCGCTCAGTATCTGTTCCATCAGCGCCTGATCGCCACGCTCCATCAGATCGTTTAGATCAGGTTGGCGAACGTCTTCATTGTTTGTGTTATTACCGGCATGCTTCAACTCTTCCATGAAAAATCCCTGCGCAGAAGCGGCGGCGCGCCATTCGACGGGGCTTGGTCGGAGTAATACGTAGCAATATTATACGCCGGGCTGATGTAAAACGCAAGGATTACGAAAGTATCTCATCGCTTGCGGCAAGGCGCCACCGGTATATCGCAGTCCTGACCGGAACAAGAGGAAGCGGCAGCGGAGCGATACTACGGAGCTGCATACCGGCTTCTTCGGTGCATACGAGCGTTCCCGGTGAGCTTTCCACAACGAGTTGGGCCGTTTGGGTGATGATGTCGCCGGTGACGTAAAGACCGAGCAGGGGAACGATGGCGACCCGCCCATTGCCACTACTCAGCGCAAACGGTGGTAGTGGTAAGCCGGCAGTCTTGGCTGTGGCTACAATGGTGGTGATCACGTTGACCGCACTGCGAATCGGGTCGGGAGTGGGGATGAGTACACCCACGATAAGGAGCGCTACCCCATCGTGCCACTGGACGAGTGCTCGCTGGTGGGCTGCCGATGCAGCCAATATCTGCGTGCGCGCCCGCAGCTCTGCCAATGGATCGGTAAACGCTAATTGGCCTACTGCAACTACCGCAATCGGCGTGACTTTACCCTCTACCGGCGGAAGGATGGTGAGCGTTTCGAGTTGTTGGAGGGCCGGTTGTGACGGTTGCAGACGTTGGAGATGTTGTTCGGCACGCCATCGCTGTAACAATCGGTTCATTGCGTGGCACACTTCACCCCACGCGCCTACACCGACTTCGAGTTTGGTTGCTAAGGTGCCGGATTGAAGATGGTTGGCCAGGGCACGCATAGCCCGCCCAAGACGATAGCGTTCCCACAGCAGCAGTAAGACAGCAGCGCCCAGCGTTACGACTGACAACACCGGAGCGATAATGAGACTGATAATCGCTATGCTACAAAGGATGACAAGTAGCAAGAGGGTTGGTTCCGATACCCAACGACCCATAGTACGCCTCGTATCCTCAACCATAACCGGCAAAACCAGCCGGTACAGCCCGGCATAGTCGCAGCGTACCATGGGTGTGGAAGTATGCAGCTCAGACGTAGATTACAGATTGGCAAACGATACTCTCGGCCGGTAACGCACCAATGCCTCGTCGTCGTGGCGTTCGAGCATGCCATCTGCAACCAGTAATTCGAGATGGGCAATTGTCTCGGCAATCGCAAAACGGGCTTCGTGTGGGGTGAAGCGCTCGACATCGAAGACCCGTTGCGCAACGGTAAAGGCCGTTTCGGCGCCATCCTGTACTGCCCGGAGCATGGCCTCAAGACGGTTCTGGTGGTGATGTTGCAGTTCGGCAATTCGTTCCTGCCACGCAGCAATAGTCTTTCCATGACCGGGCAAGGCCAGATCGACATCGAGGGTCGCTAATTCACGCAGCGATGCGAGATACTTGCGTAACGGATCGGGATCACTCTCCGGCCATACGCCAATATGCGGCGTGATCTTCTGCAAGACTTGGTCGCCTACTAAGGCAAGCCGATCGTCGGGTGCATAAAAGATGAGCTGGCCATCGCTGTGACCAGGGGCATGAATGGTGATGAAGCGCCGCTCGCCCATGGTCAGCCACGTACCGGCCGGTAGAGGGGTCAACGGTGGATGAGGGCGGGTGCCGGCACGTAACAGCGCAATCGCACCGACAACTTGTTTCACCAGCTCGACCGGCATACCATGGCGCAGAAAATGACGTAAACTAGGATCATCATGGTCGGCGCGATGGATCCATACCTCTTCGGCCAATGCAATCTCACGCGGGGCGAGAAGGACTCGTGCGCCAGAGCGTTCGTGAAGCCAACCGGCCATGCCGAAATGATCGGGATGAAAATGGGTGAGAACAATGGTATGAATCTGATGGGGAGCGATCCCCAATTCGGCAAACGCCGTCTGCCAACCGGTTTCGGCAGCCGAGGTGTGCAGACCGGTGTCGACCACCGTCCACCCTTGACTATCCCGGAGCAAATAGACGTTAACATGGTTGAGGGCAAATGGCAGAGGGAGGCGCAACTGGTACAGATTGGGAAGGAGAGCCGTGATCATACGAAGCAGTTCCTGTTGAATGACGCAGCGCGTCGACGAATAAACTATCTGCATTATAATACGGTAAGGATGTAGACAATACCATTTTTGACGTATGGAACATTTTGAACCATCATCATCTCAGCCACCGGCATGGCGCCTACCGGCCATCATCGGTGGGATTATCGTGATTGCCGGTTTGTTGGCTTTTTTCATCACCGGTACCGGGACAACGGCACCGAAAGCAACCCCTACCACCGCCCCTACCGTTGAGGCGGCAGCAGGGCACGGCGATTTGAGCAACAGCCCACCGGCGCCAACTATCTCCGTCACCGAAGCCTACCAGCGTTGGCAGAACGGGAACGTTATCTTCGTTGATATGCGATCCGGTGAGGCGTACACTGCCGGCCACTTGCCCGGTGCGCTCAGTTTGACAACCCCCGATCTCAATCAGCGGCTCGCTGCCCTACCGAAAGATGGACTGATCATTACGTATGGTGATGCCAGCCGACCCACCGCCGGTCAGCGTGGAGCACAGATTTTTCGCGACCTCGGCTACGGGCCGGTAGCCGCTCTCGATGGCGGTATTGAAGCGTGGCAGGCGGCAAACCTGCCGTTGGAGCGACCATGATCGATTTACACATTCACACCAACGCAACCCCCCATCACGCAACGTGGACACCGGTTGCACTGGCCGTTGCTGCGGCGGCACGTGGGATAACGATGATTGCTGTGACCGACCATAATACGACGGCCAATGTGATCACGACGGCAATGGCCGGAATGCATTACGGGGTGCGAGTGGTCAGTGGGGTAGAGATTGATAGTGCTTTCAACGGCAAGTTGTGGCACACATTGGTATATGGCGTCGATCCTGAAGCACCGACCCTGCTCGATCTCTGTGCGGAGGTCATCAACCGCAATGCTGCTGATGCGGCGCAACTGCTGCGGGACTTACCGGCAGCCGGATTCCGTTTGCCAGACCTGACCAACCGTGATCGACCACCGACGGTTGCCGATGTCGCTCTTGCATTAGCGCGTCACAACGACTTACCCGGCCGGATCGCCGGCGAAGGTGATGAAGAGGCAGGTATGCGCTTTATTCTCACGCACTTCGCCGCTGCTTACCGGCCACTTGGCGTCGATGAGATTATCGGCGTGGCGCACGATCTCGGCGGGTTAGCGGTGCTGGCCCATCCCGGACGCGACAAAGGGATCTATGCCATCCCCGCCACCGACGAGGATATTGCAGCGCTCGCTGCCGTTGGGCTTGATGGCATTGAAGTCTACTACCCAACGCACGATGCGGCAACCCGCGAGCGATTACTGGCCGCGGCTCAGCGTCATCACTTGCTGGTGTCGGGTGGAAGTGATTCGCACCATCCGCATCAAGAGTTGGCAACATGGCGGGCAGCAGATTTGACCATCGTCACCAGATTGCGCTGATCGCAAACGTATACCTGACTAATAAGCAATAGCACGTGCCATCATATGATATGAACGTACACTCAGCACTCGATTGGCTACCACCACACCACCGTACAGAAGTAGTACTGCTCGCCGACCAATACGGTGTACCGCACCACCGTCACGTTATCCTCACCGACGGCGAGTTTGATCCCCTGATCAAGACCGACCGGTTAGGTGAGGTGGGAATGGTGGTGCGTCGGCGTGACGGCGGCATTCTGGTGGCGCGTAAAACCTACTACCCGCCGGAAATCTTCCGCTTGCTCACCGGTGGTATCGCTCCTAACGAACCGATCGCCGTCGCGCTTGAGCGTGAAATCGCTGAAGAGACGAGCCTTACGGTGCGCATCGAGCGCTTCCTCGGTATTATCACCTACGAAGCACGGCAGCCCATTCTCCGTCGATTTGTGAGCTACGTCTTCTGGCTTACCGAATTGGGCGGTACGCTCCACGTCGCCGACCCAACAGAACAAGTCGCCGAAATGCGCACCGTTGCCCCGCCAATGTTGCCGGCACTGGCTGCAACGTTACGGCAGTTACCGTCTACTACCGATCCGGCGATCAATGGACGTTGGGCCAGTTGGGGCCAATTCCGTGCCGTGATGCATGAAGAAGTAGCGGGGTGGCTACCGGCATAACCCGTCTAGGTGAGCTTTCATCGTCGCTTGCCTCATTAAGTATGCTCGCCCAACCGCTATCGAACGGCAGCTACAGTGGCTGCCGTTCGATATTCTGTGAAATTATTCACTTGACAGCCAGAGATTTCCATGTAATACTGCAAAGGATTAGTAAGATTTGTATAGTTTTGTGAGGGTTGACATGATACAAACAAGCGGTCTTTGGCTCGCAATCGCTACGTTTCTCAGCATCTGGTGGGGACACGTCGGGGTACGTTGGCTCGAAGCGAAAAGCACTGATATTCGCCCACCAATGGTTGTGTTGATCATCGCCGGCTTTGCGCTGAACGTAGCAGCTCTCTTTGCACCAAATATCACCATCAGCGGCGTGTGCAGTGTTGTTGGGATTTCACTCTGGTGGGATGCCTTTGAACTAGTTCGGCAAGACCGGCGCGTGCGCCACGGCCATGCCCCGGCCAATCCGGCTAATCCGCGCCATGCACGGTATCTGGCAGCGGGCACGGCGACAATTCACGATCCTCTCGATCGCGAACCGTCCGATCCGATGGAACCGGTCCCACACTCGATCGAGCGTAATGCCGAGATTGCATAACCGGGGGTAATTCGGTCAGAGCCGGCAAGTGGCCGCAGACGACATTACTATAGTCACTAGCAATCTTACGGAGTATAATGTATGATGTGGCAAGGGTTAGCAATAGGTCTCTTTAGTCTTGGAATTATCGGCTTCGGCTTTTTCTGGGTCATCCGAATGGAATACCATCTCGGCTATTTGTGGTGGCCGTACCCCCTCCTGTTGGGAATCGGCATAATCATCGGCTCACTATTTGTTGTCGACGCCGGCTGGTCGGCACTCCTCGGTGTCACCGGAGCATCGTTCATTTGGGGAGCGACTGAGTTGAAGGAGCAAGCGGTACGTGCCGACTTGGGATGGTTCCCACGTAACCCGAACGCTAAGCCGTTGCCACCGTTTGCATCGCTGATCCGGAAGATCAGGGCTCCGCATCTGTAGTATCGATTTGGACCACAGGATGCCTGTGGTCCAACAGACTACCTTTCCATGACCAACATTGCTACCGAAAAGGCTGCCTTACGCGCCAAGATGATGATCCTGCGCGATACGTTACCCGAACGGGAACAACGGAGTGGACAAATCTGCGCACGGGTGCAGACCCTATCGGCATTTGCGACCGCCTCGGCGATTCATTGTTATTTCCCGATGCGCTCTGAAGTTGATACGAGACCACTGATCGCAGCAGCGCTGGCTGCCGGCAAAGCGGTGGCTGTGCCAATTGTTGTCGGTCGCCATCAGCTTGAGCATAGTTGGATCGATAGCTTGGCCGAAACGGAATGGGTGCGGGGTCGGTTCGGCACGCTCCAACCACGCCAGATCCATCCGGCTCATCCCGGCGAGTGGTCGGTGACGATTGTCCCGTTGCTGGCATTTGATCGTGACCGGTATCGGTTGGGCTACGGCGGTGGTTATTACGACATGCTCCTCGCCACTACCCCCACTCTCGCCGTCGGAGTAGCGTTCGCCGCCCAGGAGATCGAGCGACTGCCGCGGGAAGCACACGATTACCAGCTCGATCTCATTGTGTGCGAAGATGGGATTCGCGGAGATGGTCGCTCTATGTAGTGAATTCTTATCTGGCACCGTTGGTTACTCTGCGGTATGATACAAACACTGAGGACTGATTTCCTAGCGATCACGAGGATTGACGAACCTCGATGACATACCCACCGCAAATGGGCTTGCGTCCATATCCTGTAACCGGTTATCAAGGGATCTGCCTACTTATTGAATGGTGAAGGAGTTCGACTCAATGCGCGCCACCGATTTACCGATGATTATTCAGGGTGGCATGGGTGCTGCTGTCTCTGATTGGCGGCTAGCACGCGCCGTAGCAGCCTGTGGTCAACTTGGTGTGGTTTCCGGAACCGGGATCGATACCATTCTTATCCGACGCTTGCAAGATGGAGACCGAGATGGGGCGATGCGCCGTGCGATGGCCCATTTTCCCATTCCCGGCGTAGCCGAACGGGTTTTGGAAACCTACTTCCGCCCTAACGGTCGCGAACCAGGCGAGCCGTATGCGCTGCTACCGATGTACAACCTGAAGGTGAGCAAGGAACGACAACAGGTGGCGATGCTAGCAGCGTTTGTTGAGGTGTGGTTGGCCAAAGAGGGGCACCAGCGCC includes the following:
- a CDS encoding MBL fold metallo-hydrolase, whose product is MITALLPNLYQLRLPLPFALNHVNVYLLRDSQGWTVVDTGLHTSAAETGWQTAFAELGIAPHQIHTIVLTHFHPDHFGMAGWLHERSGARVLLAPREIALAEEVWIHRADHDDPSLRHFLRHGMPVELVKQVVGAIALLRAGTRPHPPLTPLPAGTWLTMGERRFITIHAPGHSDGQLIFYAPDDRLALVGDQVLQKITPHIGVWPESDPDPLRKYLASLRELATLDVDLALPGHGKTIAAWQERIAELQHHHQNRLEAMLRAVQDGAETAFTVAQRVFDVERFTPHEARFAIAETIAHLELLVADGMLERHDDEALVRYRPRVSFANL
- a CDS encoding DUF4491 family protein, giving the protein MIQTSGLWLAIATFLSIWWGHVGVRWLEAKSTDIRPPMVVLIIAGFALNVAALFAPNITISGVCSVVGISLWWDAFELVRQDRRVRHGHAPANPANPRHARYLAAGTATIHDPLDREPSDPMEPVPHSIERNAEIA
- a CDS encoding 5-formyltetrahydrofolate cyclo-ligase, which codes for MTNIATEKAALRAKMMILRDTLPEREQRSGQICARVQTLSAFATASAIHCYFPMRSEVDTRPLIAAALAAGKAVAVPIVVGRHQLEHSWIDSLAETEWVRGRFGTLQPRQIHPAHPGEWSVTIVPLLAFDRDRYRLGYGGGYYDMLLATTPTLAVGVAFAAQEIERLPREAHDYQLDLIVCEDGIRGDGRSM
- a CDS encoding rhodanese-like domain-containing protein, translated to MEHFEPSSSQPPAWRLPAIIGGIIVIAGLLAFFITGTGTTAPKATPTTAPTVEAAAGHGDLSNSPPAPTISVTEAYQRWQNGNVIFVDMRSGEAYTAGHLPGALSLTTPDLNQRLAALPKDGLIITYGDASRPTAGQRGAQIFRDLGYGPVAALDGGIEAWQAANLPLERP
- the rpsA gene encoding 30S ribosomal protein S1, which encodes MEELKHAGNNTNNEDVRQPDLNDLMERGDQALMEQILSDPAHTYRNLKHGDTVDGRIMRIDRDEILVDIGAKAEGVVPSREMQTLSEEDRAALKVGDTILVFVVQSEDKEGRAILSIDKARQEKSWRALQEYYERGEIIYARVKNYNKGGLLVDLDGVRGFVPASQVSSVSRASEAQKQSEMARLVNVELPLKVIEINRNRNRLILSERQALVETRETKKDELLASLQEGDVREGVVSSVCDFGVFVDIGGADGLVHLSEISWSRVKHPSEVLKVGDKVKVSILNIDHERKRIALSIKRTQSEPWTRVAERYQLGQIVEGTVTQLASFGAFVRIEDGVEGLIHVSEMGDERIQHPRDVLSEGQVVQARIIRIDPARKRMGLSLRLQQEPSEGGTATEEAG
- a CDS encoding DUF4491 family protein yields the protein MMWQGLAIGLFSLGIIGFGFFWVIRMEYHLGYLWWPYPLLLGIGIIIGSLFVVDAGWSALLGVTGASFIWGATELKEQAVRADLGWFPRNPNAKPLPPFASLIRKIRAPHL
- a CDS encoding NUDIX hydrolase; this translates as MNVHSALDWLPPHHRTEVVLLADQYGVPHHRHVILTDGEFDPLIKTDRLGEVGMVVRRRDGGILVARKTYYPPEIFRLLTGGIAPNEPIAVALEREIAEETSLTVRIERFLGIITYEARQPILRRFVSYVFWLTELGGTLHVADPTEQVAEMRTVAPPMLPALAATLRQLPSTTDPAINGRWASWGQFRAVMHEEVAGWLPA
- a CDS encoding PHP domain-containing protein, whose translation is MIDLHIHTNATPHHATWTPVALAVAAAARGITMIAVTDHNTTANVITTAMAGMHYGVRVVSGVEIDSAFNGKLWHTLVYGVDPEAPTLLDLCAEVINRNAADAAQLLRDLPAAGFRLPDLTNRDRPPTVADVALALARHNDLPGRIAGEGDEEAGMRFILTHFAAAYRPLGVDEIIGVAHDLGGLAVLAHPGRDKGIYAIPATDEDIAALAAVGLDGIEVYYPTHDAATRERLLAAAQRHHLLVSGGSDSHHPHQELATWRAADLTIVTRLR